A genome region from Streptomyces pratensis includes the following:
- a CDS encoding NAD(P)-dependent oxidoreductase has product MNERRNNPNSRNDRSVTVIGLGPMGQAMTRTLLSAGHPVTVWNRTARRADGVVTDGATLAATPAEAVEASDLVILSLTDYQAMYDVLGNATELLAGRTLVNLSSDTPDRTREAAAWAAGHDATFLSGGVMTPAPMVGTEAAYVYYSGPEKTLGSHLEVLALLGTPRYLGEDPGLAQLMYQAHLTVFLSALSGLMHATAMLGTAGMKAQEALPELFSTADSIGEMMRAGEENPGAALDAGEHPGELSTVTMMGATSDHIVDTSTSLGLDLALPLAVQGHYRRAVEDGHGGDNWTRIIDGMRRPG; this is encoded by the coding sequence GTGAACGAACGACGGAACAACCCCAACTCCAGGAACGACCGCTCTGTCACCGTGATCGGACTCGGTCCGATGGGACAGGCGATGACGCGTACGCTTCTCTCCGCCGGACACCCGGTCACCGTCTGGAACCGCACCGCTCGTCGGGCCGACGGTGTCGTGACCGACGGGGCGACGCTCGCGGCGACCCCTGCCGAGGCGGTCGAAGCGAGTGATCTCGTGATTCTCAGTCTCACCGACTACCAGGCGATGTACGACGTCCTCGGCAACGCCACCGAACTGCTCGCCGGGCGCACGCTGGTCAATCTGAGCTCGGACACCCCCGACCGCACACGCGAGGCCGCGGCATGGGCGGCCGGCCACGACGCGACCTTCCTCAGCGGCGGTGTCATGACGCCCGCGCCGATGGTCGGCACCGAGGCGGCCTACGTCTACTACAGCGGCCCCGAGAAGACCCTGGGGAGCCACCTGGAGGTTCTGGCACTGCTCGGCACGCCAAGGTACCTGGGCGAGGATCCAGGCCTCGCCCAACTGATGTACCAGGCCCACCTCACGGTGTTCCTCTCCGCCCTCTCCGGGCTGATGCACGCCACGGCGATGCTGGGCACCGCAGGCATGAAGGCTCAGGAAGCGCTGCCGGAACTGTTCTCCACCGCCGACTCGATCGGCGAGATGATGAGGGCCGGAGAGGAGAACCCGGGCGCCGCTCTGGACGCCGGAGAGCACCCCGGCGAGCTCAGCACGGTCACCATGATGGGTGCGACATCCGACCACATCGTCGACACCAGTACGTCACTCGGCCTCGACCTCGCGCTCCCGCTGGCCGTGCAGGGCCACTACCGTCGTGCGGTCGAGGACGGACACGGCGGTGACAACTGGACCCGCATCATCGACGGCATGCGGCGCCCGGGCTGA
- a CDS encoding winged helix-turn-helix transcriptional regulator — translation MAKAPRCGPYICGIDAALDVLSGKWKGLILWELESHGVRRFAELRRGLPGVSEKMLTQHLREMEQDGLVIREVYAQVPPRVEYSLTEHGHTLNRALGPLGTWGDERMRREGSALIDLTETPHG, via the coding sequence ATGGCCAAGGCGCCGAGGTGCGGGCCTTACATCTGTGGCATCGACGCCGCGCTCGACGTACTGAGCGGCAAGTGGAAGGGATTGATCCTCTGGGAACTCGAGTCCCATGGCGTACGTCGCTTCGCTGAGCTCCGCCGCGGTCTGCCGGGAGTGAGCGAGAAGATGCTGACCCAGCACCTGCGGGAGATGGAGCAGGACGGTCTCGTCATCCGGGAGGTCTATGCCCAGGTACCGCCGCGGGTGGAGTACTCGCTGACCGAGCACGGGCACACACTCAACCGAGCGCTCGGACCGCTCGGCACCTGGGGGGACGAGCGGATGCGTCGCGAGGGCTCGGCCCTGATCGACCTCACCGAGACCCCGCACGGCTGA
- a CDS encoding AEC family transporter, with protein MQGVLTGFAVIAVVIGVGYVLGRRGHLGDDGRTVLTRLAFNVATPALLFTTLAGADLSVVFSQRLLVTAAATAAAAAIFVTVGLLRGWGTGQLTIGALCSSYVNAGNLGIPIAVYVLGDASLVAPVLLFQQIVVTPLALTILDLSRPGKPRPLLQRLTTPLRNPMAVGSLSGVTVAATGWTVPSPVFEPLTLIGNMSVPAVLLAFGISLRGSGIPARGDNRPAIVLSAALKTTVQPLIAWGVGAGVFHLHGAALLDVVVTSALPAAQNLFTYASQYRVAEQLARESILLSTILSIPVLITVAALLG; from the coding sequence ATGCAGGGAGTTCTGACCGGGTTCGCGGTGATCGCCGTCGTCATCGGCGTCGGATACGTCCTCGGACGCCGGGGACATCTCGGGGACGACGGCCGGACGGTCCTGACCAGGCTCGCCTTCAACGTGGCGACCCCCGCACTGCTCTTCACCACCTTGGCGGGCGCGGACCTCTCGGTCGTCTTCTCCCAGCGGCTCCTCGTCACCGCCGCCGCAACGGCCGCCGCAGCCGCCATCTTCGTCACCGTGGGACTCCTCCGGGGCTGGGGCACCGGACAGCTCACCATCGGCGCCCTGTGTTCCAGCTACGTCAACGCCGGCAATCTCGGGATCCCGATCGCCGTGTACGTACTGGGAGACGCCTCGCTCGTCGCCCCCGTCCTGCTCTTCCAGCAGATCGTGGTCACCCCCCTGGCCCTGACGATCCTGGACCTCAGCAGACCCGGCAAACCCCGCCCTCTCCTGCAGCGCCTGACCACTCCGCTGCGCAACCCGATGGCAGTCGGCTCACTGTCCGGCGTGACCGTGGCCGCCACCGGATGGACCGTCCCGTCTCCGGTGTTCGAACCTCTCACCCTCATCGGCAACATGTCCGTCCCGGCGGTCCTGCTGGCCTTCGGGATCTCCCTGCGAGGCAGCGGCATACCCGCCCGCGGGGACAACCGGCCCGCCATCGTGCTGTCCGCCGCGCTCAAGACGACTGTCCAGCCCCTCATCGCCTGGGGTGTGGGAGCGGGTGTCTTCCACCTGCACGGCGCGGCTCTCCTCGACGTCGTCGTGACGTCGGCGCTGCCCGCCGCCCAGAACCTCTTCACCTACGCTTCCCAGTACCGTGTCGCCGAACAACTCGCCCGGGAGTCGATCCTGTTGTCCACCATCCTCTCGATTCCGGTTCTGATCACCGTCGCCGCTCTCCTGGGATAG
- a CDS encoding LysR family transcriptional regulator, with the protein MDVDLRQLRCLVAIVDEGSFTDAAIALGVSQAAVSRTLASLERSLGVRLLRRTSREVSPTGAGVRVVAHARRVLVDVDDLVRDATSGHVHLRIGYAWSAVGRHTLAFQRSWAESHPRTELQLVRVNSPSAGLAEGACELAVIRRPLDDRRFDSAVVGLERRLCAMASDDPLARRRSVTLADIGGRTLLVDRRTGTTTTDLWPPGSRPAIKDTHDVDDWLTAISTGRCVGMTAESTAHQYPRPGIVYRPVRDAEPIAVRLVWWRDGPPPSVHAAIELLTTLYGTG; encoded by the coding sequence ATGGATGTGGATCTCCGGCAGCTGCGCTGTCTCGTCGCGATCGTGGACGAGGGCAGCTTCACCGACGCGGCCATCGCGCTCGGTGTGTCCCAGGCGGCCGTGTCGCGCACGCTCGCCTCGCTCGAACGGTCCCTCGGGGTACGCCTGTTGCGGCGAACCTCCCGTGAGGTGAGTCCCACAGGGGCGGGGGTGCGCGTAGTGGCACATGCTCGGCGGGTGCTCGTCGATGTGGACGACCTGGTCCGGGACGCCACCTCGGGCCACGTCCACCTGCGTATCGGCTACGCCTGGTCGGCCGTCGGCCGGCACACACTGGCGTTTCAGCGCAGTTGGGCCGAGTCGCACCCCAGGACGGAGCTGCAACTGGTCCGCGTCAACTCGCCCTCCGCCGGGCTTGCGGAGGGCGCCTGCGAACTCGCGGTGATACGCCGGCCGCTGGACGACCGCCGCTTCGATTCCGCCGTCGTGGGGCTGGAACGGCGTCTGTGCGCCATGGCGTCCGACGATCCCCTGGCCCGGCGCCGCTCCGTGACGCTCGCCGACATCGGCGGGCGCACGCTGCTCGTCGACCGGAGGACGGGCACCACCACCACGGATCTGTGGCCGCCGGGCTCCCGGCCCGCGATCAAGGACACGCACGACGTCGACGACTGGCTGACCGCCATCTCCACGGGCCGCTGCGTGGGTATGACGGCCGAGTCGACAGCCCACCAGTATCCGCGCCCCGGCATCGTCTACCGGCCGGTGCGCGATGCCGAACCGATCGCGGTGAGACTCGTCTGGTGGCGGGACGGGCCGCCTCCCTCGGTGCACGCCGCGATCGAACTGCTCACGACGCTCTACGGCACCGGATGA